In the genome of Lathyrus oleraceus cultivar Zhongwan6 chromosome 4, CAAS_Psat_ZW6_1.0, whole genome shotgun sequence, the window TAGGTGGGAATTTATGATTTAACCATGCTATAACTTTAGTTTCCAATTGTATGTTTTATTGTTTTGgcacgagagtgtgagacaagTTAAGGTTCAATCTGATAGCGCGAGAGTTTGAGGAAGGAACCAAATAGTGGAAACTAGGCATCAATCCTAAAaacagcgagagcgctttaggcaTCGTTTAGGATCTCATTTACTTTCAAAATACGCTTTCTAATTAGAACGAGCGAGCGAGAGCAAAATCCAGTGGTTAGGAGGTGTGATCTTTGTCAATAGTGTGAGAGTGTGAGACGAGACCTTTAAGTCGGTATTTTCTACATAATGCAATAGAATCATAATTAGTGCCCAATTCTACGTAATCCCTTAGGTACGCGAAAACCATATTCCAGACTCGTTTGTTATCATAACTTTTAAACCGTTAGAAATTAGTATTTTCGTTTCTGTTCCTACCCTCATAATCTTTAGCCTAAGCTTTGCAATGCAACAGTAgatagcattagtttgaccattAGTCCatgtgggttcgataatcttttaaaactacacgatacGCTGTGTGCTTGCAGTCATAATCTGACAGACACGCCCGTCTCTCATCCTCACATCTTACGGTGATGACCATGTGATCAATGTTATGTGGGCGGGTGTCTGCAACTTCTTCCTTGGAAAAGGCTATCTCAGCTTCTGGCGCTTTTAACTCTCTTAGATCAGAGCTGAAAGGTGAGTCTTTTATTGTTATCACACTTGCTTGTTTATGTCTCTTTCTTATATCTAGAACTCTCGGGAAAATCTTGCCCATTAGAACCTGATTCTCTTGACCCTCTAGTGGAGTTTCCCTTGACATACTTCTTATGGTGCCCCACTTTCTTCAGACACTCCATTTACTTCTTGAGCTAATATTAGTCCTCAATATGGTGTCCTGTGACTTTGTAGAATGTACATCAACTACTAGGCTCAGGCCTAACCACATCTGCCTTTGGAGCCGGTGGTTGAGGGATATTATGCATGTGGAAGACTTCTCTCCATATCTGCTCCCAACGAGTGTTCAGAGGCATGAAGCTCTTAGTGGATTTTCCACTTCTCTCAAGTGATGTCTTTCCCCTAACATGCGATGTATCCTAATTCCTTCATTATTGGAGTGAGTCGTCAATGTTGGAGGTGCGTTTTTTCACGTCCCGTGCTTTCTTTTAACGTTACTTTCCTCACCCTTGATGTAATATTTTTCCCGTGTCACAATTTCAGCCAAGGATGTTGCTGGCCTTTAGGCGAGGGATACATTGAAATGTCTCACCATGAGCCTATTTTAAAATCTCCTGCAAACACTTCCTGGTTGGGATAAATTATCTTGATTATTGCCTCATTGAAGCGGGTGAGGTATTCTCCCAGGGACTAAAAGGTACCTTGCCGAATGTTGAAGAGACTGGTGTCGACCATCTTTTAATGCATGCTTGTTGCAAGCTGATGGACTAGTTTCTATGCCAAATCTTGATAACTGGTGATAGAGAACCGACATAGACCCATATATCATCTTAGGGTTGCGTCTTTGAAGGTGCTAGAGAGGAGCTTGCATTTCAGAGAGTCAGGGGCTCCAATGATGGTCGTATGGGGGTTGATGGAGGTGTCATGCTCATATGGGTTCTTGCGCCCTTAGAACTTAGCTAATGAAGGCGACTTAAAGTTTTCTAGAACGGGAACCTTCCATATCTCGTATGAGAGAGGTTGGAGGTCTAACATCTCCTTATAGTTTGTGGGCTCTACCTTCTGCTGGTGTTGTTTGATATGAAGGACATTATCCTCCGAAGCTTGGTTCTAACAACGTAGATCATCCATAGTAGCTTGCATTTCTACAATAGAGCTTTCTTCACCTTCAGATTCTTTGCTTGTCAGAATTGCTGCCTTTTTGTTTACCATAATAATCAGAGCGGTTGAACTTGAGGACAATAATCTAGTAGGGTGTTGTTTGTGTGGCCCAGGTCAGTTTTACTGAGCCCTAGGTGAACGTCAATTGTACTTGCTAAAAATTACAATATGTGACAACCTCTATTGATTAAAGATTGTCAAAGGTTTAAGGTATATTGTGGTATTGAGAGCTAACTCACGTAAGTGGTGGGAAACTCAATGTATGTAGTTTTCTATGTGAGAATTAAGTTGTCCTCCTCAACTTCAATGTTCAGATATTTATAGCAGTTTGAGTTTGGATCCTAGGTCCTTTGAAAATAACAACCATCATTGAGAAGATGCGGGAATGGATGGTTAACCCATTATTATTGAGGACAATATGGCCAAATGCCTCTTTACGGAACAATGACACATCATTTTCTCAATTCCCCCCTTCAGGCGACTCTCATAGAGGAAGGTGACATATTCAATAAAGGGGAGACAAATTTAATAAACAGACGATGGATCCAATAGACAGGAGGCCTGAGGGACACACATCACATCACATTTGTAAACAATGATCTAAAATAAATTCTTCTAGCAATCCTTCTAAGAAGGTATAGGATTATTCATGGCATTCTTCTATGATGACAATTATTTTATAAGTAAGTTATAAATCTTTatattgaaaaaaaaaaattctttgtGTGACCCTTCATAGATATTTTTTATCATTATTCATATAATTcttctaaaatgcataaaaattatcattgatatttttttaactcttcaaaaatattttaacatTATTCATATAATTCATTTTGGGATAAAAACATCATTCTACTTTTCcagtaaataaaaatataatatatagAATTACTAATATATTTTATGAAACTAAGAAAGATAATGTTACCTTCAAAGTCTTAAAATTTGTGTTGATAACTTGAGATTTAGACATTCTACatataatcaaaacaaaataatatACAAAAGTGAAGAGAGTTTATTGAGAGAAAAAAAGAATACAGTGGCTTTTAACATCCATCATTCATAGCAAAAGAAAAATTCTAGACACTCAAATTTAGTTGAATATGAATATCATGaattttttgaaaattatttAAAATAGTTATGTATAACATTAAATAACTAAATATTGAATATCATCTATCCCAAAACTTAAGCATCGGAATCTATATCCaacttaaaaataaaaaatggatgCAACATATGGAAATGACACCCTTAAAGGGAGCTAACTTTAAAATTTGAAACATTTCAAAATATAAAACATCGTTTTCCATTGACAAGAATACAAGCAGCTTTCATTTCATGGGATAACAAAGATAGGTACCCGATTAGGTAAGGTGTCGTCTATCTATTAAGAATGAAACTAACCCAACCAGACCAAGATAAGGTATCTGTTTCCTACCTTCATTTATTGAAAGTTTGTTTAATTAGGTGGGGAACCTTTTTACATGTTTCTTAATGCCTAATTCCTAACACCAACTATgatgttttattttctttttggGGTCTTgctgttatatatatatatatatatatatatatatatatatatatatatatatatatatatatatatatatatatatatatatatatatatatatatatatattatcaaTTAATAATTTTGAGTATGTTCTAAAATATAAGAAAATATGCAGTGGagattaattttttaatttagaaacaaacaacacttgtgaagtgttgcaataggtagtttgtattttgaattcagaaatagaCAACATTTCGTGAAGTGTTGCAGAATACGAAACAGTACAATCTTTGAAAATTGTTGATGTAGGCGAAATAGTGCGCAATATTTAGTAAAAGTCAGTTGTAGGCGAAACAATGCAATATTTAGTAAAAAATTGTTGTAGGCGAAATAATGCAATATTTGCAAAGTGATGCTATTGGCGAAACAATGTAACATTTAGCAAAAGTGTTGTTGAAAGTGCGTGTTTCGTCAAATATCacaaccttatgaaacaacaccAATTTAACCTATAAATTGAGTATTCCGGATTCAAAAAAACACAAAAACCTATCCTCTTCCACAAAATTCTAGATTTCATCTTCCTTACAATAGAGTTTTCATCGATCTTGTGCAAACTCGAGTATAGCTGAATTATCCTAGGTATTCCTGCATTCCAACTTTAAGACATTTGGGAGTGTTTGAAATATTTAAAAGGAAAGTAATTTCGTTCACGATTCTAACCTTGATCTATtcaatttaaattaattttataacAATTTTATAAGTGGTTCATATAATGGCAATCGAGTCTCCTTCCTCTTAATTGCCATGAAGATCTTTTGTTTGTGATTAATATTAAAGGTTGCtacattaaaaaaaattatggCAATTCTCTATTATGGTGAAAGGTACACAATTAATTcatataatattttaaaatttataaaattttaatttatgattttttcTGATTAATTTACGGATGCAATTTTTATGGAGAAATAAATATGCATGTTTGCTTATTCATAATCATAGTTAAAGTTATATATTTAACATTTGATATTAGATTACTCTTTCATACAAATGATTTTTGTTGgttattaattatttattatgCAAGTTGATATTGATATTAAATATATTGAGATGGTGTTAATATGCTTAATGcattaaaaaaaaagaataaagacAAGTGGACGATAAATGAATCATATATTTATGAGAAAGAAATTTGCATGTACcattaaaataaattaattatttgaATTTAGTTGTTATTTTGACACGTGTTTATGTCTCCTTCTATAAGAAAATTATATTTACTTATAATTAATACTTAAAAATTCATAAGATTAATAATGTATTTATTTATGgataaaataattaaaataaataaattattatgAATGTGAAGTTACGGTTTCTGTATTGGAAACATAAAATGGTATAAATgatataataataataataataataataataataataataataataataataataataataataataataataatttgaatGGCATGTTTCAATTTTACTGTTGTTTGTCCAATAActtattaaatttaaaattacTTATCTCATATTTTATGTGCAGGCTAATATGAAAAAATTATTTCTTGATCATCTTGgtattaaaaataatttatatattttatttattattgaAAGTTGAAAAATATTAATGAAAAAAGTTATAGAAACTATTAATGATTTTGGttcattatttattttataatgTGATTCTTATATGGACATAACATAGAACATTGTTAATCATGAAGTTAAGAAATATAATTTAGTATGCATATATTAGCTATGcaataaaatatttattttaatagAATATAAATAAATGAGTATTAGTTAATATGATGTATATGACTTTTATGTTTTAAATCTCTTTATAAAATAAAAGTTATGATAATGGTTGTCGATTGCTATAAATATTTAATGCATTGAATATATTTTAGATATATTCAAGTAGAAGTGTAACTTCAAAGTAAAATgattattattaaatattttattgaTAATGGAAGAATGAAAATTTGTTGTGTCAGAAAGTCCTTATGTCATAAAATAAATAGAATTctttttaagaaaaaaaaatgaTATTTCTCCATATGAGGTATGGAAAGGCAGAGCGCAAAATATCAATTCATTTAGAGTGTGAGGGTGTGTAGCTTGTTATAAGAACATGGATCCTAAAAGGAATAACTTGGTCATCGTGAGATCAAATATATTTTTGTAGGCTATACACCTAACATTAAAGTATATAGACTTATGAATTTGGAGTCTAATGTAATTATTGAATCCTAGATGTGGAATTTCGATAACCGTATCACAGAGGATAAGGAATTCGATATTTCCACAAATTAAAAACCTTGTGAGGAAAGTTCTCCGTAGATTGTTAATTATTTTGACACATATGCACTAGtagcaaacacatcaaaattaGAGTTCGTTTGCATTAACTTCCTTGCATAACCTTATAGTTCATCAAATGAATGTCAAAACAATATTCATGAATAGACATCTTGATGATGATATTTACATGGAGCAACCAGAAGGTTACGGACTTCTCGGTAATGAACAAAACTGTGCAAACTTGTAAAATCCTtatatggattaaaacaagcactGAAACAATGACATCAAAATTTTGACTATATCATTGTAAGATTCACCAATTAAAGGAAAACTCATAAGAGTTTGTCATCATCAAATGAGGGAGATTGTGAAGAATACATCTTATATCTAGTttagttttgatgaagacaaataTTATATAAGAAGAAAGGGATCAAAAGTGTCATGCACATCAATGATGAAGTTGATCAAGAAGGTTGAACATATAAGTTCAAGTGAGAATTTGAGACAAGTGAACATAACTAACATACCCATTGTAATTCATACTATATTACTTTAAATTTCTCataatttcatcattttcttcGTCTAAAACCTTCTTGCATCATGATGCATGATTATCTAAAATCTTCCTTCATCTAATTCTCGTGATAAATGTTTGTATACAAAGTTATGTGAGAACATTGTGATATTCCTTTGTCCCTATGTTGATTACATATTGATCATTAGCAATGAGATGAATGAAATTTTAGAAACAAAGGAGTTTCTAACTTCCACATACAagattgaaattctggtatcagatatgagatgtcgaaggtaatgtcacgacactaatatctgaacaacaaataaaatataaacaggataaaaatAAAGGAACAATTGAACCagcgacacaagcaattgttaacccagttcggtgcaaactcacctacggctgggggctaccaagccaggaaggaaatccactaaacagaattagttcaaagactctcagtaaacaacttcaagttacagtcttttcacctaatctctacccgtgtgacttctatctaagaactcttagatatgagaccctactcactccccctcaatcacatcagtgatataaaaacaaatacaaaataaagaagacacacttcaaggacacatacttgatcttgcttaaaagcttcaaccaagtaaacaaaCACTCGTGCTTTAAAGCTTAGAATGGACAAAATACAATAtaaaactcagtccaattcataCATCACCAAGATtaatgaatggctcacaatacacaatCTCACACAAggctaaaaccctaaaactctctctCTTTATCGTTCGTCTCTTGTGCGTCTAAAAtaggttttacatggcctttagATAAAAGctttttgaatgggcctgggcagcataaaaccctaattctattttccTTGTGTATCTCCTGAGAAACAGCAGCTAATCATTCCTTATTGGAAAATAGAACAatctggttttaaatcaaattactccttgaatagcgcattcaatctccacataggcacacacagatttgcatgaaaagcgcgATATCAAGctacataacattcagactgaatgttctgtatacgcatgtcttaacatcgggtctggCATCTTAGCTAAATCACGCACAACCATATTTATACAtcctgcaggaagctgatatcacatgtcaagacaacacgcgtgacaacttgtggtaactctaagttttaccaaaattgatgccaacataaagaaccaacaaactccccatttggcaaattttggctaaaacatacattAGATCATACGTTTACAAGAAATCAATCAAagtatcagttcagcagcagaagtaaaaatacacacattactagcaaaaatatcaactagtaaacacacatgcgcttgtgctcagaACACACCACCTTCCCCTTCAGCTAGTCCACACCAAGCACCAATCTGCTTCACACAGACAGAACACTTCTCCCTCTTTGTATCAAACATAACATCAAACATCATCTAGCTATAGCTACTTCTCCCCATTTTTAGCCAAAAGAGAtcaaagagacaaaataaatgtctattcagTCATAAACCAAAATGTCAAAAGTTAAGGGGTTACAAAACCAAGCATATAATCAGCTATAAGCAAGCTGAGATACAAACCAACAAAACAGCAAAACGAATTGCCAAAATCAAGAAAATCCATCACAACAATAAAAAACATCACATCAAGGGGCCAAATTCAAAAGAGCTAATCAGAGAAGCTTAAGCTTGCAGCTTCATCAGCATCAGAAACATAATTGCCACTTGTCTCATCATTAtttgcagacctctcactagaggtgtgggcttcagcttccttagcatgttcaatattctcaccttcagcttgctccaagcttgcaatcaaTGCTTCCAACGATTGTTTCCTAGCTGTTGCTACCCTTATCTCTTCACCCAGCTATTTACAAGTCTCCTTCAGCTCAGCAATACTTCCAActtttgaggctggctttttcatggcagatgtcatgaaaatgtcttcgacatgactgccttcaaacagtTTATAGTGCACTGACAGAGAAGGTTTTCTTCTACTTGGTAAGTCATTAGAACTCAGAATACCAGGGTGTTGATTCAGGATAATCCCGCAAATCATAGAGGGAAAGTCAATAGGTAGCTTAACTGCATTAGTAGATGCATGCTTGataatttgttcaaacataaatctaccatagtcaaaaTTCATTTTGGTTCCAACTGCAAAAATAAATCTTCCAAGGGTATTAGCAATTATGGAAATatggttggtaggcacccaatttgcagCTACTATTTTATGCAATATAGCATACTTGACAGTTAACTTCGCGGAAGGAAGATGCTTCTTAATAGGCCACCCTTTCACCTGCCTAGCTGTAATTTCTCTACAGACCCCATTGTCTATAGCTTCTAATTCACCTGCACCCTCAACTTTACTGCCCAAAAAGTTGTTAATAACAGTGGGAGAGAAAGTGATGCACTTACCTCTCACAAACACTTTGGAAAATTCCTTGTTGTTCTTATCATCAATATCCTCAGGAATGGTAACAATGAATTCCTTAACTAAACCCTCATAGCACTGAGAGAACCCAACCACAGTCTTCATCAACCTTACAGTCTTTATTAGGTCCATGACGTCCTTGACTTCAAAGTCATCCTTTCCTAACTCCCTTTCTACAGCCACCCTTTGTAGAATCACAAATTTCCATTTGACAGCTCCATCCTCAAGATGGAAAGAAATATTATCCAAATGCACAGCAGCAACTTTCACAGGGGACTTCCTCACAGTGGTCTTCTTCacaggagagatgtcagggacatcttcctcaacatcctcttcagactcagaaacttctctaaccttcctcttcttcactttaaccttgctccaagatttggaaAGACCAacaccagcagtcttcttagctGTTCTAGCTGACATCAGTTCAACCACAGATCTTCCTTTTCGAGTCTTCATACGTTTAGCCACACTTggctttaagtgatgaagtaagctctcctcttgatcatcagacctatcatcctctaggtcaatcacatCATTTGTATCATCATGCTTCTTAGAGTGGGAAGCATTGGCAGTTTTAGATGCCACAGATTTTCCTTTACCAGACACAGTTTGCCCTagagagcacaaaccttcagcagcCATGTCCTTCTTAGAACTGGAGGAATCGTCATCCTTCTTAATATGTTGTgcaacctcaggagaggggtacattttagacaggggagtagagactcctttcacagaatgtccttcattaaggattctagtgactaggtttcttatgacacgatcagtgtggtGTATATCTTCCTTAGAGTTAGTGGCATGAGATGAGCCAGAAGGGATACTAGAGATGTTACCTTGATTGGGGCATGCAGAAGCTGAAGCATCCATGGGATGGTTCAAATCCAGGGCCTCGCAGGGAATAACTGATAGAGGAACCACATCCAGAATCTCATCATCGTGAAAGTCCATGGAAGGAGCGCTAACCTTTTGAGTAGACTTAGTAGTTTTGAAGCAGAAGTagtttgatgttgtgacattttgaAGTTTATGTGGAAAAATTGCAGTTGCCCTATCAGAGGAGTGTGAGGAAAAAGCAGGAAGTTGGAAGAGTTGGAGTAGGTAGTGAGGTTGTGGGGGTAgcgtgtgaaaaggtaatagatggtatttccaaaactaggtgatgatttaccataatggGGGCGCTTTATTTTAGCCACATAGACACTACTTTGCTTACTTTTCCCACTCCATATTAATTTCTACAAGTCTTCATAAATGCAAAGCCCTAATTTTCCTCTCAGGACTTTAAACTGATTTGCATCCAAtgcctttgtaaaaatatcagctaactgcatctcagtagcaacatgctctaaggctacaatcttatcctccacgagttctctaataaaatggtgacggatatcaatatgttttgccctgctgtgctgaataggattcttagaaatgattatagcactcaggttgtcacagtacaatgtcatgacatcttgcgtgacattgtattcagtcagcatttgtttcatccataccagttgagaacaactacttccaactgctatgtattcagcttcaacagtagacagagacacacaattttgcttcttactaaaccatgatattaaattgttccccaagaagaagcatcctcctgatgtgcttttcctatcatcagcacttccagcccaatcagcatcacaatatccagacaacacaaattcagatccatgagtatatatcatcccatagtcactagtgtcattgacatatttcaggatccttttcacttggtttatgttgctcacctttggttcagcttgatatctagcacatacacctacaacaaaagcaatgtcaggttTGCTTTCTATGAGATATAGtagactccctatcatgcttctgtagagactttgatccacactgacaccattttcatctttagacactttcagatgagtaggagcgggtgtcctcttgtggcttgcattctccatgccaaacttcttaacaatatttttggcatatttactttgagatagaaagatagaatcttccatctgcttgacttgcaggccaagaaaataggttagttctccaacaaggctcatttcaaattcatattgcatttgttcaacaaaatgttgaaccatcttacttgacatcccacgaaacacaatatcatccacatatatctaagccaccatgagctttcctccttcatctttgacaaataaagtcttatcaatgcctcccttcctgtatccattgttaatgagaaacactgtgagtctctcataccaagctctaggagcttgtttcaacccatagagagctttcctcaacttatacacatgctttggaagatttgggtctgtgaaccccttaggttgttcaacatacacttcctcatttaagaaggcacttttcacatccatttggaacaatttaaacttcagaatacatgtcactcctagcaataatctaatggactccaggcgagctacaggagcaaatgttccatcaaagtcaactccttcaacttgagtgtatccttgtgctaccaatcttgctttatttttagtaaccacacctttttcatcagatttattcttgtaaacccactttgatctaataacatttattccttcaggtcttggaaccaattcccacaCTTTATTTCTCTTGAATTAGCCTAACTCTTtctgcatggcattgatccataattcatcaattaaggcttctttgacattcttAGGATCAATCTTGAACCCAAAAGaggcatgtgagatcacttcccttgatctggtggtgacccctttatttgggtctcctataatgagatctttaggatgatccttctgaattctgatagagggtcccttattaactttatcagcttcaagttcagcttgagtggactcactctcattacttttgtccaggagatcagctggggcatcattcagaaatgtttcaacatcgtctgtgacatcagtctcttgatcatcaacaacaacattgatagattccatcataacttttgttctggaattaaaaactctaaaggctctactgtttgttgagtagcccagaaatattccttcatcactctttaattttgggattcctctgacagcttcaacagatatgatcctcttcattcctttaagatgcagatgacccagtttttgatgtcatagtttcacttcttcttctttagctagagcacattttgatgaatagctagtttcttgagaattccacatatagcagttgtccttagacatgactcctctcatgatcacctc includes:
- the LOC127137765 gene encoding uncharacterized protein LOC127137765 — translated: MYPSPEVAQHIKKDDDSSSSKKDMAAEGLCSLGQTVSGKGKSVASKTANASHSKKHDDTNDTRKGRSVVELMSARTAKKTAGVGLSKSWSKTTVRKSPVKVAAVHLDNISFHLEDGAVKWKFVILQRVAVERELGKDDFEVKDVMDLIKTVRLMKTVVGFSQCYEGLVKEFIVTIPEDIDDKNNKEFSKVFVRGKCITFSPTVINNFLGSKVEGAGELEAIDNGVCREITARQVKGWPIKKHLPSAKLTVKYAILHKIVAANWVPTNHISIIANTLGRFIFAVGTKMNFDYGRFMFEQIIKHASTNAVKLPIDFPSMICGIILNQHPGILSSNDLPSRRKPSLLLIADYMLGFVTP